Proteins encoded by one window of Mycolicibacterium cosmeticum:
- a CDS encoding carbon-nitrogen hydrolase family protein, translating into MAAPLPIALVQAPALPTRDLDRFAAEVRALIAQRPGLRLVVFPELHLDTPAVEPGAPAVDPRVLAEPIDGPRGAALAALAGELGIWLVPGSVYELGDDGLVYNTAPVYSPAGERVAAYRKIAPWRPYETVTPGADFVVFDIPEHGRVGLTICYDAWFPEIARQLAWLGADLILNVVQTPTVDREQEVVLARANAIVNQVFVASVNAAGPTGIGRSLLVDPEGRVRNQVPGAEMAVLTDVLDLAEAARVRRYGTAGLNRLWEQFRPGDSPVELPLYGGKIDPQTWGAGRGTVAPQY; encoded by the coding sequence ATGGCAGCACCGCTTCCCATAGCGCTCGTGCAGGCGCCCGCCCTGCCCACGCGCGACCTCGACAGGTTTGCCGCCGAGGTACGCGCGCTCATCGCGCAGCGGCCCGGCCTGCGCCTGGTCGTCTTCCCCGAGCTGCACCTCGACACCCCGGCCGTCGAGCCCGGTGCCCCGGCCGTGGACCCGCGCGTGCTGGCCGAGCCGATCGACGGCCCGCGCGGCGCCGCGCTGGCGGCCCTGGCCGGCGAGCTCGGGATCTGGCTGGTCCCCGGCAGCGTCTATGAGCTCGGCGACGACGGCCTCGTCTACAACACGGCGCCGGTGTACTCGCCGGCGGGCGAGCGCGTCGCGGCGTACCGAAAGATCGCCCCGTGGCGGCCGTATGAGACGGTGACGCCGGGGGCCGACTTCGTGGTCTTCGACATCCCCGAGCACGGCCGCGTCGGGCTGACCATCTGCTACGACGCCTGGTTCCCCGAGATTGCCCGCCAGCTCGCCTGGCTCGGCGCCGACCTGATCCTCAACGTGGTGCAGACGCCGACCGTGGACCGTGAGCAGGAGGTGGTGCTGGCCCGGGCCAACGCGATCGTCAACCAGGTCTTCGTCGCCAGCGTCAACGCGGCCGGCCCGACCGGCATCGGTCGCAGCCTTCTCGTCGATCCCGAAGGCCGTGTCCGCAACCAGGTGCCCGGCGCCGAGATGGCCGTGCTGACCGACGTCCTCGACCTGGCCGAGGCCGCCCGCGTGCGCCGGTACGGCACCGCCGGCCTCAACCGGCTGTGGGAGCAGTTCCGGCCCGGCGACAGCCCGGTCGAGCTGCCGCTCTACGGAGGAAAGATCGACCCGCAGACCTGGGGTGCGGGCCGGGGCACCGTCGCGCCACAGTATTGA
- a CDS encoding TetR/AcrR family transcriptional regulator: protein MPRPRDQAARRAQLVEAAAQAVISRGAAHARLRDVAAEAGLTPASVLYYYPDLGELLAAVFERGTRTYIEHRRESVDAAHGAWARLQACIRSGVPFPGDAEMTSRLLYELLPVTFRNESANQRQRRFVADQAELYRQILADGAASGEFDLVDDAAFLARGFVALEDGYGIEVLSNEAGAEQVYDLLVRHARLVTGVAATARAR from the coding sequence ATGCCCCGACCTCGCGACCAGGCCGCGCGGCGCGCCCAGCTCGTCGAGGCGGCGGCGCAGGCGGTGATCAGTCGGGGCGCGGCCCATGCGCGGCTGCGGGACGTCGCCGCCGAGGCCGGCCTGACCCCCGCCTCGGTGCTGTACTACTACCCGGATCTGGGCGAACTCCTGGCCGCCGTGTTCGAGCGCGGCACCCGGACCTACATCGAGCACCGCCGCGAGAGCGTCGACGCGGCACATGGTGCCTGGGCCCGGCTGCAGGCCTGCATCCGGTCGGGGGTGCCGTTTCCCGGCGATGCCGAGATGACCAGCCGACTGCTCTACGAGCTGCTGCCCGTGACGTTCCGCAACGAGAGCGCGAACCAGCGGCAGCGCCGGTTCGTCGCCGACCAGGCGGAGCTGTATCGGCAGATCCTGGCGGACGGCGCCGCGAGCGGCGAGTTCGATCTGGTCGACGACGCCGCATTCCTCGCCCGCGGCTTCGTCGCCCTCGAGGACGGCTACGGCATCGAGGTGCTCTCGAACGAGGCCGGCGCCGAGCAGGTCTACGACCTACTCGTGCGCCACGCGCGACTGGTCACCGGTGTGGCCGCGACCGCGCGGGCGCGCTGA